A genomic window from Fibrobacterota bacterium includes:
- a CDS encoding right-handed parallel beta-helix repeat-containing protein: protein MPRCKSILLSALLFGSQAFATTFFADASIGKDTDPGTLAQPVKTLAKGMGLVKSGDTLLLQTGNYGDFSFGYTGTDPKANWAWRPIAEVFSNWVTIAAAPGAKPHLAKVVLGTLNHDTGWAISFAQKGNSDLRLRMEHLQIDDGVRIEGSRHVEIRHNVIRLTGDTITIMPRAGVSVFNGQFVTIDSNEVTHSGIGIQGMTRDFVVRGNEIHHNSHDGISILGGENWLVEGNRIHDLDDGANDDEQKSGAKPWNMHVDGIHMYMVNSGAAKYAIGARNFTFRNNVFYHLESMGVMINANTAGGEYRDFTWENNIWAPVGGIGFHLGADFEGKFVFRNNTFVSSPDDIWTSLFGRTMDLHSSSLAIWAKPAGSTAVYEFYNNIFAQQVTIPAYDYVARNIHLTGKDASMDREQIQVKDPPYLAIAGSIDEFLTSGKRLGTLRSGCSAIDSGSPRSPLLDDAYGSARIGRIDIGAVESPSGTWLRARPTPATTMGAGLLNSSHDALGRPSPVPSWLAGPE from the coding sequence ATGCCTCGATGCAAATCCATTCTGCTCTCGGCTTTGCTGTTTGGCTCGCAAGCCTTCGCGACCACCTTTTTCGCCGATGCGAGCATCGGCAAGGACACGGACCCCGGAACGCTCGCGCAGCCCGTGAAGACCCTCGCGAAGGGCATGGGCCTGGTGAAAAGCGGCGACACCTTGTTGCTGCAAACGGGAAACTATGGCGACTTTTCGTTCGGCTACACCGGAACCGACCCCAAGGCGAACTGGGCATGGCGCCCCATCGCGGAGGTCTTTTCGAATTGGGTCACGATCGCAGCCGCACCAGGAGCCAAACCGCATCTGGCGAAGGTCGTTCTGGGCACGCTCAACCACGATACCGGTTGGGCCATCTCCTTCGCCCAAAAAGGCAACAGCGACCTGCGCCTGCGCATGGAGCATCTGCAGATCGATGACGGCGTGCGGATCGAGGGGAGTCGACACGTCGAGATCAGGCACAACGTGATCCGCCTGACGGGCGACACGATCACGATCATGCCGCGCGCGGGAGTCTCCGTGTTCAATGGACAATTCGTGACCATCGACTCCAACGAGGTCACCCATAGCGGAATCGGGATCCAGGGGATGACCCGCGACTTCGTGGTGCGCGGCAACGAGATCCACCACAACTCGCACGACGGCATCTCGATCCTGGGCGGTGAAAACTGGTTGGTGGAAGGCAACCGCATCCACGACCTGGACGACGGCGCCAACGACGACGAGCAGAAATCGGGAGCGAAACCCTGGAACATGCATGTCGACGGCATCCACATGTACATGGTCAACAGCGGCGCGGCCAAGTATGCGATCGGTGCCAGGAACTTCACCTTCCGCAACAACGTCTTCTACCACCTGGAATCCATGGGCGTGATGATCAACGCGAACACCGCCGGCGGCGAGTACCGCGACTTCACCTGGGAAAACAACATCTGGGCCCCGGTGGGCGGGATCGGCTTCCACCTAGGTGCGGATTTCGAGGGCAAGTTCGTGTTCCGCAACAACACCTTCGTCTCGTCACCCGACGACATCTGGACCAGCCTCTTCGGCCGCACGATGGACCTCCATTCCTCCAGTCTGGCGATTTGGGCCAAGCCCGCGGGCTCCACCGCCGTGTACGAGTTCTACAACAACATCTTCGCCCAGCAAGTGACCATTCCCGCCTACGACTACGTGGCCAGGAACATCCACCTCACCGGCAAGGACGCATCGATGGACCGCGAGCAGATCCAAGTGAAGGATCCACCATATCTGGCGATCGCGGGCTCCATCGATGAATTCCTGACATCGGGAAAAAGGCTTGGAACATTGCGTTCAGGCTGCTCCGCCATCGATTCCGGCAGCCCAAGGTCGCCCTTGCTGGACGACGCCTACGGCTCGGCTCGCATCGGCCGCATCGACATCGGAGCGGTGGAAAGTCCGTCAGGAACCTGGCTCCGGGCCCGCCCTACGCCCGCGACCACGATGGGCGCAGGACTTCTGAATTCCTCGCACGACGCACTCGGTCGGCCCAGCCCAGTACCCTCTTGGCTGGCAGGACCGGAGTGA
- a CDS encoding saccharopine dehydrogenase family protein, whose amino-acid sequence MGTLAVLAVGGSGIHLLIQNIVQEEQKMSKVLIIGAGGVANVVAKKCAQNSADFSELLIATRTQSRADKIASEIKNIPVHTAKVDADHASEVAAIIRDFKPKLVMNIALPYQDLAIMDACLETGVDYLDTANYEPKDVAKFEYSWQWAYQERFQKAGIMALLGSGFDPGQTNVYTAWLKKHHFDRMDTLDIVDCNNGDHGKAFATNFNPEINIREITQPGRFWENGAFHEVPALSIKADIEYPEVANRGSYVLFHEELESLVKNFPELKRARFWMTFGDNYIKHLTVLQNVGMTRIDPVKFNGVDIIPLEFLKALLPAPDSLGEGYSGKTCIGCQVTGQKDGKPKTAFVYNVCDHAKCYEETGGQAISYTTAVPAMLGGALMLRGTWKKAGVVNMEEMDPDPFMAEIGRWGLPWKLLEGKSAELV is encoded by the coding sequence ATGGGAACCCTGGCCGTTCTCGCGGTCGGCGGTTCGGGAATCCACCTCCTCATTCAAAATATCGTTCAGGAGGAACAGAAAATGTCCAAGGTTCTCATCATCGGCGCCGGTGGCGTCGCCAACGTGGTCGCCAAGAAGTGCGCGCAGAATTCCGCGGATTTCAGCGAGCTTCTGATCGCCACCCGCACCCAGTCGCGCGCGGACAAAATCGCGTCCGAAATCAAGAACATCCCCGTGCACACCGCCAAGGTGGACGCCGACCACGCCTCGGAAGTGGCCGCCATCATCCGCGACTTCAAGCCGAAGCTGGTCATGAACATCGCGCTTCCCTACCAGGATCTGGCGATCATGGACGCCTGCCTGGAAACCGGCGTGGACTACCTGGACACGGCCAACTACGAACCCAAGGACGTGGCCAAGTTCGAATACAGCTGGCAGTGGGCCTACCAGGAACGCTTCCAGAAGGCCGGCATCATGGCGCTTCTGGGGTCCGGATTCGATCCCGGCCAGACCAACGTCTACACCGCCTGGCTCAAGAAGCACCACTTCGACCGCATGGACACGTTGGACATCGTGGATTGCAACAACGGCGACCACGGCAAGGCCTTCGCCACCAACTTCAATCCCGAGATCAACATCCGCGAAATCACCCAGCCCGGCCGGTTCTGGGAAAACGGTGCCTTCCACGAAGTCCCCGCCTTGTCCATCAAGGCCGACATCGAGTATCCGGAAGTGGCCAACCGCGGATCCTACGTGCTGTTCCACGAAGAGCTGGAATCGCTGGTGAAGAACTTCCCCGAGCTCAAGCGGGCCCGGTTCTGGATGACCTTCGGCGACAACTACATCAAGCACCTCACCGTGCTGCAGAACGTGGGCATGACAAGAATCGACCCGGTGAAGTTCAACGGAGTGGACATCATCCCGCTGGAATTCCTGAAGGCACTCCTGCCCGCTCCGGATTCGCTGGGCGAAGGCTACTCCGGCAAGACCTGCATCGGATGCCAGGTGACGGGCCAGAAGGACGGAAAGCCGAAGACAGCTTTTGTCTACAACGTCTGCGACCACGCGAAGTGCTACGAGGAAACCGGCGGCCAGGCCATCTCCTACACCACCGCGGTACCGGCCATGCTGGGCGGCGCCCTGATGCTGCGCGGCACCTGGAAGAAGGCCGGCGTCGTGAACATGGAAGAAATGGACCCGGATCCGTTCATGGCCGAGATCGGCCGGTGGGGGCTGCCCTGGAAGCTCTTGGAAGGAAAATCCGCCGAATTGGTCTGA
- the fabF gene encoding beta-ketoacyl-ACP synthase II, producing MRRVVITGLGTVNPLGHGVREYWDALALGKNAVAPVTLFDATSYPTTVGAEVKGYDGAWAFQDQKMVSRLDRYQILGHAAAKQALDDCCVDVAKVAERFGVILGTGIGAMTTITKEQRTLDTRGHKRVTPFLIPAIIPNMLSGYFSIEYGLKGPNLSVVTACATANHAIGEALEIIRRNDADMMIAGGAEAAIAELTYAGFCNMKAMSTRNDSTASRPFDKGRDGFVMGEGAAVVVLEEYEHAKARGAKIYGEVAGFGQSADAYHLTAPHPEGEGGFRAMRMALEKAGMTPDQIQLVNAHGTSTPLGDKGETGAIKRCFGDHASKLMVHSTKSLVGHLLGAAGSVELIAALMAIQEGIVHPTLNQFESDPDCDLDYVPNTARKAKVDAFLSNSFGFGGHNATLVVRRVEA from the coding sequence ATGCGTCGAGTCGTCATCACCGGCCTGGGTACCGTCAATCCACTGGGCCACGGTGTGCGGGAATACTGGGATGCTCTGGCCCTCGGCAAGAACGCCGTGGCTCCCGTGACGCTTTTCGACGCGACCAGCTACCCCACCACCGTCGGTGCCGAGGTCAAGGGGTACGACGGCGCCTGGGCGTTCCAAGACCAGAAAATGGTCTCGCGTCTGGATCGCTACCAGATTTTGGGACATGCCGCCGCCAAGCAGGCCTTGGACGATTGCTGCGTGGACGTAGCCAAGGTCGCCGAACGATTCGGCGTGATCCTGGGCACAGGTATCGGCGCGATGACCACCATCACCAAGGAACAGCGCACCCTCGATACCCGCGGCCACAAGAGGGTGACTCCCTTTTTGATCCCGGCGATCATCCCGAACATGTTGTCCGGGTATTTTTCCATCGAGTACGGCCTGAAAGGGCCAAACCTTTCGGTGGTCACCGCCTGCGCGACCGCCAACCACGCCATTGGAGAAGCCCTGGAGATCATCCGCAGAAACGACGCGGACATGATGATCGCCGGCGGTGCGGAAGCCGCCATCGCCGAACTGACCTACGCGGGCTTTTGCAACATGAAGGCCATGAGCACCCGCAACGACTCCACCGCCAGCCGCCCCTTCGACAAGGGTCGCGACGGGTTCGTGATGGGAGAAGGCGCGGCGGTGGTCGTGTTGGAAGAATACGAGCACGCCAAGGCCCGTGGCGCCAAGATCTACGGCGAAGTGGCGGGATTCGGACAATCGGCCGATGCATACCATCTTACCGCTCCGCACCCGGAGGGTGAAGGCGGATTTCGCGCCATGCGCATGGCACTCGAAAAGGCGGGAATGACCCCTGACCAAATCCAACTGGTGAACGCGCACGGGACCTCCACGCCACTGGGCGACAAGGGCGAGACCGGAGCGATCAAGCGCTGCTTTGGAGATCACGCCTCCAAGTTGATGGTCCACTCCACCAAGTCCCTGGTGGGGCACCTTCTGGGGGCCGCGGGAAGTGTGGAATTGATCGCCGCCCTGATGGCCATCCAGGAAGGAATCGTCCACCCCACCCTCAACCAGTTCGAATCGGATCCCGATTGCGACCTCGACTACGTTCCGAACACGGCGCGCAAAGCGAAGGTGGATGCGTTCCTCTCGAACTCGTTCGGGTTCGGCGGCCACAACGCCACGCTGGTCGTACGCAGAGTCGAGGCCTGA
- a CDS encoding Smr/MutS family protein, with amino-acid sequence MRQAPRNVLAQPPRSSLDRRQSRSGRAGRPCGKHPAVNRPTPKWFKPEATLDLHRYTVAEAEDLLETFLHESFRAKKRTLLVIHGAKTLSNVVKRLLNAHSLVTSHEPENTGATRVYLGKHP; translated from the coding sequence ATACGCCAAGCGCCAAGAAACGTTCTTGCGCAACCGCCTCGCTCCTCGTTGGATCGAAGGCAATCTCGGTCTGGGCGCGCAGGCAGACCATGTGGAAAGCACCCTGCAGTGAACCGCCCGACTCCCAAGTGGTTCAAACCAGAGGCGACTCTGGATCTGCATCGCTATACCGTGGCGGAAGCCGAGGATTTGTTGGAGACTTTCCTCCATGAGAGTTTTCGAGCCAAAAAACGGACGCTTTTGGTGATCCACGGCGCCAAAACCCTCTCCAACGTGGTCAAGCGATTGCTGAATGCGCATTCCCTGGTGACCAGCCACGAACCCGAAAACACGGGCGCGACCCGGGTCTACCTGGGTAAACACCCTTAA
- the miaA gene encoding tRNA (adenosine(37)-N6)-dimethylallyltransferase MiaA encodes MIGGPTGSGKTDLALEVAKRRGWEILSADSGQSRRGLEVGTASPTGPQRERIRHHLVGDLDPQTPDSVVSFLDRTEAVLASSGPDILVVGGTCQYLEALSRGMDAVPPPDAAVREVLAQRLQAEGHAALWNELQSREKSPPPDAAQNPVRLLRALEKSIQTERGFLGESRTALAPNAPLVALAWPRDLLHRRLGERLDAMLIRGWLEEVKALMETCPADAPAWRCIGFQPLREVLEGRQDLPLAKARILEATRQYAKRQETFLRNRLAPRWIEGNLGLGAQADHVESTLQ; translated from the coding sequence ATGATCGGTGGACCCACCGGATCAGGCAAGACCGACCTTGCCTTGGAAGTGGCGAAACGACGCGGATGGGAGATCCTTTCCGCCGACTCCGGCCAGTCCCGACGCGGCCTGGAAGTCGGAACCGCCTCGCCCACAGGGCCGCAGCGCGAACGGATCCGCCACCACTTGGTGGGCGACCTGGACCCCCAAACACCGGATTCCGTGGTTTCGTTTTTGGACCGGACCGAGGCCGTGCTTGCCTCGAGCGGCCCGGACATCCTGGTGGTGGGTGGCACCTGCCAGTATCTGGAGGCGCTCTCCCGCGGGATGGACGCGGTGCCGCCGCCGGATGCGGCTGTGCGTGAAGTGCTGGCCCAACGCCTGCAAGCGGAGGGCCACGCCGCCCTTTGGAACGAACTCCAATCGCGGGAGAAGTCCCCTCCTCCCGATGCGGCCCAAAACCCCGTGCGCCTGCTACGCGCCCTGGAAAAGTCCATCCAAACCGAACGCGGATTCTTGGGCGAGTCCCGGACCGCACTCGCCCCGAATGCCCCTCTGGTCGCCCTCGCCTGGCCGCGCGACCTCCTCCACCGACGGCTGGGAGAACGCTTGGACGCGATGCTCATCCGGGGCTGGTTGGAGGAAGTGAAAGCCTTGATGGAGACCTGCCCTGCCGACGCCCCGGCCTGGCGATGCATTGGGTTCCAGCCGCTTCGGGAAGTCTTGGAGGGGCGTCAAGATCTGCCACTGGCCAAAGCGCGGATCCTGGAGGCCACCCGACAATACGCCAAGCGCCAAGAAACGTTCTTGCGCAACCGCCTCGCTCCTCGTTGGATCGAAGGCAATCTCGGTCTGGGCGCGCAGGCAGACCATGTGGAAAGCACCCTGCAGTGA
- a CDS encoding pyridoxine 5'-phosphate synthase, with protein MVKLGVNIDHVATVREARKERNPDPVAAAILAELAGAHGITVHLREDLRHIQERDVRLLRQTVTTRLNLEMSPTAAMVQFALELQPDQVTLVPERRQELTTEGGLDVAGHERELEKIVQNLRAQRIRVSLFIDPEARQVKAAKSVSADAVELHTGNFARAFHEAESEQAWMAERSRLVDSTTLGNRLGLRVNAGHGLDYQNVRWVSSIPGQEELNIGHSIVSRAILVGMDRAVREMLDQIRLGETDIRK; from the coding sequence ATGGTGAAGCTGGGTGTGAACATCGACCACGTCGCCACCGTCCGTGAAGCTCGCAAGGAGCGCAACCCCGATCCGGTCGCCGCGGCCATTCTCGCCGAGCTCGCCGGTGCGCACGGGATCACCGTGCATCTGCGCGAGGACCTCCGCCACATCCAGGAACGCGATGTGCGGCTTCTGCGCCAGACGGTGACCACTCGCCTGAACCTGGAAATGTCACCCACCGCCGCCATGGTGCAGTTCGCCTTGGAACTGCAGCCCGACCAGGTCACCCTGGTGCCCGAGCGCAGACAGGAATTGACCACCGAAGGCGGTCTGGACGTGGCCGGGCACGAACGGGAACTGGAGAAGATCGTCCAGAACCTGCGGGCCCAGCGCATCCGCGTGAGCCTGTTCATCGATCCGGAAGCCCGCCAGGTGAAGGCGGCCAAGAGCGTGTCGGCCGATGCCGTGGAGCTCCACACCGGCAATTTCGCGCGCGCCTTCCACGAAGCGGAAAGCGAACAGGCCTGGATGGCCGAACGCTCCCGCCTGGTGGATTCCACCACGCTCGGAAACCGCCTGGGGCTTCGCGTGAACGCGGGCCATGGCTTGGATTACCAGAACGTCCGCTGGGTGTCCTCCATTCCCGGCCAGGAGGAGCTGAACATCGGGCACAGCATCGTGTCCCGGGCCATCCTGGTGGGAATGGATCGCGCCGTTCGCGAGATGCTGGATCAGATCCGCCTGGGCGAGACCGACATCCGCAAGTGA
- a CDS encoding EamA family transporter: MDWIFLSLCSALALGVYDVGKKSAVDKNALFPTLFLCSGIAALVVLPALLLTLASPTTAAQLGIAVEPLGVRGQFLVFAKTCIVTTSWTLSFLALKHLPLSIAAPVRASAPLFTLIGAIALFGEMPTPGQWAGIALILGSYWAFSVIGRAEGIHFTRSPWVWALFAATAMGSVSALWDKNLLQKEHLPPFAMQVWFSIDNALLQGCLWLTLGKREKTTFQLRWQAFAVGPLLLLADAAYFRALAQPGAMVSIVSSIRRTNVIVSFLLGAIAFREKNLRWKALALVGVLAGLALILRG, encoded by the coding sequence ATGGATTGGATCTTCCTGTCGCTGTGCTCGGCCTTGGCGCTGGGCGTCTACGATGTCGGCAAAAAATCGGCGGTGGACAAGAACGCATTGTTCCCCACGTTGTTCTTGTGTTCGGGGATCGCCGCGCTCGTGGTCCTGCCCGCGCTGTTGCTGACGCTGGCTTCGCCCACCACGGCCGCCCAGCTGGGGATCGCGGTGGAGCCATTGGGAGTGCGCGGACAATTTCTGGTTTTCGCCAAGACCTGCATCGTCACCACGTCCTGGACGTTGTCGTTTCTGGCGCTCAAGCACCTGCCGCTTTCCATCGCCGCTCCGGTGCGGGCCTCGGCCCCGCTGTTCACCCTGATCGGCGCCATCGCGCTGTTCGGCGAGATGCCCACGCCTGGGCAATGGGCGGGCATCGCCCTGATCCTGGGAAGCTACTGGGCGTTTTCCGTCATCGGACGCGCGGAAGGGATCCACTTCACGCGCTCCCCCTGGGTGTGGGCGCTGTTCGCCGCCACGGCGATGGGATCGGTCAGCGCCCTCTGGGACAAGAACCTGCTGCAGAAGGAACACCTCCCGCCGTTTGCCATGCAAGTGTGGTTTTCCATCGACAACGCGTTGTTGCAGGGGTGCCTGTGGCTCACCTTGGGCAAGCGCGAAAAGACCACCTTCCAGCTGCGCTGGCAGGCCTTCGCGGTGGGACCGCTCCTGTTGTTGGCGGATGCCGCCTACTTTCGTGCCCTGGCGCAACCCGGCGCGATGGTCTCCATCGTGAGTTCCATCCGGCGCACCAACGTGATCGTCAGCTTCCTTCTGGGTGCCATCGCGTTTCGCGAGAAGAACCTGCGCTGGAAGGCGTTGGCGCTGGTGGGTGTGCTGGCCGGCCTCGCCTTGATCCTGCGAGGCTAG